A genome region from Candidatus Fusobacterium pullicola includes the following:
- a CDS encoding [FeFe] hydrogenase, group A — translation MKMIRLKIDGKLVVAPEGTTILNAALKAGIYIPHLCYMEMKDIGYKNDCASCRICVVQVKGMNRLIPSCSTPIKEGMEVVTNSSEVMHKRRVVLELMLSDHPKDCLICGKNGNCELQKLAISFGIREMRFAGKEGKHDKQHSVSITRDITKCIMCRRCETMCGEIQTCGILTGVDRGFDVIVNTAFNKNLLETNCTMCGQCVAVCPVGALYETDNTFRLVEDLMNPKKKVIVQVAPAVRVAIGELFGIAPGVDMTKKLTTALKRLGFDGVFDTNFAADVTIMEEATELKERILANLKGEKDIKLPLFTSCCPAWVRFVELNYPEFKDNLSSTKSPQQIFGAIAKEFWAKEKEIDKKDLVCVSIMPCTAKKYEASREEFTRDGVADVDYSITTRELGRLLKQYNINLLEMPDGEFDLPLGESTGAADIFGRTGGVLEAAVRTLYEWISHGKLENLDFVPLRGFEEVRTSEIEVEGIKLRVAVAHGLGAARKLLEEIKAGREYFDAVEVMACKGGCVGGGGQPYHRGDFDIVKKRAEGLQEIDYHKEFRESHENPCVIDLYETYLGKPNGELAHRLLHTHYINRKIKK, via the coding sequence ATGAAGATGATAAGACTTAAGATAGATGGAAAATTAGTAGTAGCTCCAGAGGGAACAACTATACTGAATGCTGCTTTAAAGGCAGGAATATATATACCACATCTCTGTTATATGGAGATGAAGGATATAGGTTATAAAAATGATTGTGCTTCATGTAGAATATGTGTAGTACAAGTTAAAGGAATGAATAGATTAATTCCATCTTGTAGTACGCCAATAAAAGAGGGAATGGAAGTAGTAACAAACTCTTCAGAGGTAATGCATAAAAGAAGAGTGGTATTGGAACTTATGTTATCAGATCATCCAAAGGATTGCTTAATATGTGGAAAAAATGGAAATTGTGAATTACAGAAATTAGCAATATCATTTGGGATAAGAGAGATGAGATTTGCTGGAAAAGAGGGAAAACATGATAAACAACACTCTGTTTCAATTACAAGGGATATAACAAAGTGTATCATGTGTAGAAGATGTGAGACAATGTGTGGAGAGATACAAACTTGTGGTATCTTAACAGGGGTAGATAGAGGATTTGATGTAATAGTAAATACTGCTTTTAATAAAAATTTACTGGAAACTAATTGTACTATGTGTGGGCAATGCGTAGCTGTATGTCCAGTTGGAGCTCTTTATGAAACTGATAATACATTTAGACTGGTAGAGGACTTAATGAATCCTAAGAAGAAAGTTATTGTTCAAGTAGCACCTGCAGTGAGAGTAGCTATAGGAGAACTGTTTGGAATAGCTCCTGGAGTAGATATGACTAAAAAATTGACAACAGCTTTAAAAAGATTAGGATTTGATGGAGTATTTGATACTAACTTTGCTGCTGATGTTACAATAATGGAGGAAGCTACAGAATTAAAAGAGAGAATATTAGCAAACTTAAAAGGAGAAAAGGATATTAAATTACCACTATTCACCTCTTGTTGTCCAGCATGGGTAAGATTTGTAGAGCTTAATTATCCAGAATTTAAGGATAATCTTTCTTCAACAAAATCTCCTCAACAGATATTTGGAGCTATAGCTAAAGAGTTTTGGGCAAAGGAAAAAGAGATTGATAAAAAAGATCTAGTTTGTGTTTCTATAATGCCATGTACAGCTAAGAAATATGAGGCTTCAAGAGAGGAGTTTACAAGGGATGGAGTTGCTGATGTAGATTACTCTATAACTACGAGAGAGTTAGGAAGATTATTGAAACAGTATAATATTAACTTATTAGAGATGCCAGATGGGGAGTTTGATTTACCTTTAGGAGAATCTACAGGGGCAGCAGATATATTCGGAAGAACAGGTGGAGTATTAGAAGCTGCTGTAAGAACTCTATATGAATGGATAAGTCATGGTAAATTAGAAAACTTAGATTTTGTTCCTTTGAGAGGCTTTGAGGAAGTCAGAACTTCAGAGATTGAAGTAGAGGGAATTAAATTGAGAGTTGCAGTTGCTCATGGATTGGGAGCAGCTAGAAAATTATTAGAAGAGATAAAAGCTGGAAGAGAGTATTTCGATGCTGTTGAGGTAATGGCATGTAAAGGTGGATGTGTAGGTGGAGGGGGACAACCTTATCACCGTGGAGATTTTGATATAGTTAAAAAGAGAGCAGAAGGACTACAGGAGATAGATTATCATAAGGAATTTAGAGAATCACATGAAAATCCATGTGTAATAGATTTATATGAAACTTATCTAGGGAAACCAAATGGAGAACTTGCTCATAGATTACTTCACACACACTATATAAATAGAAAAATAAAAAAATAA
- a CDS encoding NADH-quinone oxidoreductase subunit NuoF, whose amino-acid sequence MNKKILICGGTGCLSSKSREIKENLEKELKNRNIDDVEVVLTGCFGFCEKGPIVKVVPANNFYIEVKPEDAKDIIEIDIINNKKVERILYKDPVSQKAVTDYKKMNFYQKQERRVLKNCGTIDPENIDDFLKNDGYKASKKAISEMTRDFVIKNIIDSGLRGRGGGGFPTGIKWEIASKNHAEQKYIVCNADEGDPGAFMDRSILEGDPHSVIEGMMIAGYAIGATKGLVYIRAEYPLAIERLEKAIESARERGYLGKNLFGTDFEFDIEIKFGAGAFVCGEETALIHSMEGKRGEPTSKPPYPAEKGFWDMPTVVNNVETLVNVPRIILNGVEWFREVGTEKSPGTKVFALSGKINNVGLVEVPMGISLREIIFEIGEGIKDNKKFKAVQTGGPSGGCLNEEDLDTPIDFDSLASKGAIMGSGGMVVMDEDDCMVSVAKFFLEFTLDESCGKCTPCRIGNTRLYEILDRITKGKGKLEDLALLKELSECIKATSLCGLGQTSANPVLSTLNKFYNEYIDHVVEKRCTAKACQKLVTYVITDACRGCTACTRVCAVKAIEGNIKEKHFIDPEKCVRCGACISACRFNAIIKL is encoded by the coding sequence ATGAATAAAAAGATTTTGATATGTGGTGGTACAGGTTGTCTTTCATCAAAAAGTAGGGAAATTAAAGAGAATTTAGAAAAAGAGTTAAAAAATAGAAATATAGATGATGTTGAAGTGGTATTGACAGGATGCTTTGGTTTCTGTGAAAAGGGACCTATAGTTAAAGTAGTTCCTGCAAATAACTTTTACATAGAAGTTAAACCAGAAGATGCTAAGGATATTATTGAAATTGATATTATAAATAATAAAAAGGTTGAAAGAATTTTATATAAAGATCCTGTAAGTCAAAAAGCAGTGACTGATTATAAAAAAATGAACTTTTACCAAAAACAGGAGAGAAGAGTTTTAAAAAATTGTGGAACAATAGATCCTGAAAATATTGATGATTTTTTAAAAAATGATGGATATAAAGCTTCTAAGAAAGCAATAAGTGAGATGACAAGAGACTTTGTTATAAAAAATATTATTGATTCTGGTCTTAGAGGGCGTGGAGGAGGAGGATTTCCTACAGGTATAAAATGGGAGATTGCTTCTAAAAACCATGCTGAACAAAAATATATAGTTTGTAATGCTGATGAGGGAGATCCTGGAGCTTTTATGGATAGATCTATCCTTGAAGGAGATCCTCACTCTGTAATAGAGGGAATGATGATAGCTGGATATGCAATTGGAGCTACTAAAGGATTAGTTTATATAAGAGCTGAGTATCCACTAGCTATAGAAAGACTTGAAAAGGCTATAGAGTCTGCAAGAGAAAGAGGTTATTTAGGTAAAAATCTTTTTGGAACAGACTTTGAATTTGATATAGAGATAAAATTTGGAGCAGGAGCATTTGTTTGTGGAGAGGAAACAGCTCTTATACACTCTATGGAAGGGAAAAGAGGAGAACCAACTTCAAAACCTCCATATCCTGCAGAAAAAGGATTTTGGGATATGCCAACTGTCGTTAACAATGTAGAGACATTGGTCAATGTTCCAAGAATAATTTTAAATGGAGTAGAGTGGTTTAGAGAGGTTGGAACTGAAAAATCCCCAGGAACAAAGGTATTTGCTCTGTCTGGAAAGATAAATAATGTAGGACTAGTAGAAGTACCAATGGGAATAAGCTTAAGAGAGATTATTTTTGAAATTGGTGAGGGAATAAAAGATAACAAAAAATTTAAAGCTGTTCAAACAGGAGGACCATCAGGAGGCTGTCTAAACGAAGAGGATTTAGATACACCTATTGATTTTGATAGTCTTGCAAGTAAAGGAGCTATAATGGGGTCAGGAGGAATGGTTGTAATGGATGAAGATGACTGTATGGTTTCTGTTGCAAAATTCTTCTTAGAATTTACTCTTGATGAGTCATGTGGAAAATGTACTCCATGTAGAATAGGAAATACTAGATTGTATGAGATATTGGATAGAATAACAAAGGGTAAAGGAAAGTTAGAAGATCTAGCTTTATTAAAAGAGTTATCTGAATGTATAAAGGCAACTTCATTATGTGGATTAGGTCAAACTTCTGCAAATCCAGTATTATCAACATTGAATAAATTTTATAATGAATATATAGATCATGTAGTTGAAAAGAGATGTACTGCTAAAGCATGTCAAAAACTAGTAACTTATGTTATAACTGATGCTTGTAGAGGATGTACAGCTTGTACAAGAGTTTGTGCTGTAAAAGCTATTGAGGGAAATATAAAAGAGAAACATTTTATAGATCCTGAAAAATGTGTAAGATGTGGTGCATGTATATCAGCTTGTAGATTTAATGCAATTATAAAATTATAG
- a CDS encoding sugar ABC transporter ATP-binding protein — MNEILLKIENLSKSFGENIVLKDINLDVKPGEIVGLVGENGAGKSTLMKCIFGMPVISETGGYGGKIYFDGKEVNFTSPFDALGVGIGMVHQEFSLIPGFRASENVVLNRESTLNSFLEGVFGSRIKALDKKEIDERAKGALSNLGVDIKSNTVISEMPVAHKQFTEIAREIERENTKLLVLDEPTAVLTEEEAKVLLETMRKLSERGIAILFITHRLDEILSVCDKVVVLRDGLLINSVATKDTNVNEITEWMIGRKMEGSSQDNKVKEEPKETIISIKNLWVDMPGEGVKNLSLDIKKGEILGLGGMAGQGKIGVANGIMGLYDARGEVTFKGEKINLNTPVEPLEKGLFFVSEDRKGVGLLLDSSIEDNIAYPAMQIKKMFFKKAFGIFNIADEKAIKENALEYIKKLEIRCMGEKQKTQELSGGNQQKVCLAKAFTMNPEVLFVSEPTRGIDVGAKKLVLDTLKEYNKEKGTTIIITSSEIEELRSVCDRIAIINEGKVEGILPPTADILEFGKMMVGVKKEAGNE; from the coding sequence TTGAACGAAATATTATTAAAAATTGAAAATCTTTCTAAATCATTTGGAGAAAATATAGTATTGAAAGATATAAACTTAGATGTAAAACCTGGGGAGATAGTTGGACTAGTAGGAGAAAATGGAGCAGGAAAATCAACACTGATGAAGTGTATATTTGGTATGCCTGTGATATCTGAAACTGGAGGATATGGAGGAAAAATATATTTTGATGGTAAAGAAGTAAATTTTACTTCTCCATTTGATGCCTTGGGTGTAGGTATAGGAATGGTACACCAAGAGTTTTCTTTAATACCAGGATTTAGAGCTTCTGAAAATGTGGTTTTGAATAGAGAGTCAACTTTAAATAGTTTTTTAGAGGGAGTTTTTGGTTCTAGAATAAAAGCCTTAGATAAAAAAGAGATAGATGAACGTGCAAAGGGAGCTCTTTCAAATTTAGGAGTAGATATAAAATCTAATACAGTAATTAGTGAGATGCCTGTTGCTCATAAACAATTTACAGAGATAGCTCGTGAAATTGAAAGAGAGAATACAAAACTTTTGGTGTTAGATGAACCAACAGCTGTACTTACAGAAGAGGAAGCAAAGGTATTGCTAGAGACTATGAGAAAACTTTCTGAAAGAGGAATAGCAATACTATTTATAACTCATAGATTAGATGAGATACTATCTGTATGTGATAAGGTAGTAGTATTAAGAGATGGACTTTTAATCAACTCAGTAGCAACTAAGGATACAAATGTAAATGAGATAACAGAGTGGATGATCGGTAGAAAAATGGAAGGTTCTTCTCAAGATAACAAAGTTAAAGAGGAACCAAAGGAAACAATAATATCTATCAAAAATCTGTGGGTTGATATGCCAGGAGAGGGAGTAAAAAATCTTTCATTAGATATTAAAAAAGGAGAGATTTTAGGTCTTGGAGGAATGGCTGGTCAAGGAAAAATAGGAGTAGCCAATGGAATAATGGGACTTTATGATGCTAGAGGAGAGGTTACTTTTAAAGGTGAGAAGATAAACTTAAATACTCCAGTTGAACCATTAGAGAAAGGGTTATTCTTTGTATCAGAGGATAGAAAAGGAGTAGGGCTATTATTGGATAGTTCTATAGAGGACAATATAGCTTATCCAGCTATGCAAATAAAGAAGATGTTCTTCAAAAAAGCTTTTGGAATTTTCAATATAGCAGATGAAAAAGCTATAAAAGAGAATGCTTTAGAGTATATAAAAAAATTAGAGATTAGATGTATGGGAGAGAAGCAAAAGACTCAAGAGTTAAGTGGAGGAAATCAACAAAAGGTATGCTTAGCAAAGGCATTTACTATGAATCCAGAGGTTTTATTTGTATCAGAACCAACAAGAGGAATAGATGTAGGAGCTAAAAAATTAGTTCTTGATACATTAAAAGAGTATAATAAAGAGAAGGGAACAACTATTATAATCACATCTTCAGAAATAGAAGAGTTAAGAAGTGTATGTGATAGAATAGCGATTATAAATGAAGGAAAAGTAGAGGGAATACTACCACCAACAGCAGATATATTAGAGTTTGGTAAAATGATGGTTGGAGTTAAGAAGGAGGCAGGAAATGAATAG
- a CDS encoding ABC transporter permease has translation MIKEAGWPRIIIALFLLSMYIVSPFIGINLKSALGDTLVRFGMNAILVLSLVPMIQSGTGLNFGMPLGVEAGLLGAVISIELGLKGVLGVFGAIVFSLPFAILFGWLYGHILNKVKGGEMMIATYIGFSSVALMCIMWLILPFKSPDMIWAYGGEGLRTTISVENYWHKAFEKFLHIKSELLPVGEIAFFIILAFFIWIFFRTRSGYAMKAVGTNDMFARATGINIDKVRIQSVIMSTVLSAVGIIIYQQSFGFVQLYLAPFYMAFPAIAAILIGGASVNKVTIANVIVGTFLFQGILTMTPSVVNGLIKTDMSETIRIIVSNGMILYALTRKDGAGSGK, from the coding sequence TTGATAAAAGAGGCAGGGTGGCCAAGAATAATAATAGCACTATTTCTTTTATCTATGTATATAGTGTCTCCATTCATAGGAATAAATTTAAAATCAGCTTTAGGTGATACTTTAGTAAGATTTGGAATGAATGCTATCTTGGTACTTTCGTTAGTTCCAATGATACAATCAGGGACAGGACTTAACTTTGGTATGCCACTTGGAGTAGAGGCAGGACTTTTAGGAGCAGTAATAAGTATTGAATTAGGACTAAAAGGTGTGCTTGGAGTATTTGGAGCAATAGTTTTTTCTCTTCCTTTTGCTATCTTATTTGGATGGTTATATGGACATATTCTTAATAAAGTAAAAGGTGGAGAGATGATGATAGCAACATATATAGGATTCTCATCAGTTGCATTGATGTGTATAATGTGGTTAATTCTTCCGTTCAAGAGTCCAGATATGATATGGGCTTATGGTGGAGAGGGATTACGTACAACTATAAGTGTTGAAAACTATTGGCACAAGGCTTTTGAAAAGTTTTTACATATAAAAAGTGAATTACTACCTGTAGGAGAGATAGCTTTCTTTATAATACTAGCTTTCTTTATATGGATATTCTTTAGAACAAGAAGTGGTTATGCTATGAAAGCAGTTGGTACAAATGATATGTTTGCAAGAGCTACAGGAATAAATATTGATAAAGTAAGAATTCAGTCAGTAATTATGTCAACAGTTCTATCAGCGGTTGGAATAATAATATATCAACAAAGTTTTGGATTTGTACAATTATATTTAGCACCATTTTATATGGCATTTCCAGCAATAGCTGCTATTCTTATAGGTGGAGCTTCAGTTAATAAGGTTACAATAGCTAATGTTATAGTAGGAACATTCCTTTTCCAAGGAATACTTACAATGACTCCAAGTGTTGTAAATGGACTTATTAAGACAGATATGTCGGAGACAATAAGA
- a CDS encoding DUF3798 domain-containing protein — MKKILLTFFMFVVSLFSFSANPDYHIGVVSGTVSQSEDSLRGAEELIKMYGSTDKGGMVTHVTYPDNFMQEMETTISQMVALADDPKMKAIIVVEAVPGTVEAFRRIREARPDILLVANSPHEDPEIITEVSDLVTNPDNVARGYLIVKAAKNMGADKFMHISFPRHLSYELLSRRRNIMAEAAKDLGMEFIDVSAPDPVSDVGVAGAQQYILEQVPNWLNKYGKNVAFFATNDAHTEPLLKRIAEDGGYFVEADLPSPTMGYPGALGIKFTEEEKGNWPKILKKVEDTVVAKGAAGRMGTWAYSYNFASAIALGDHVRNVIENGVDIVDFDAIVTSYNKFTPGAEWNGSNYADVNGVEKENFYLLYQDTYVLGKGYLHMTDEEVPAKYFEIK; from the coding sequence ATGAAGAAAATACTTTTAACTTTTTTTATGTTTGTAGTATCATTATTTAGTTTTTCAGCAAATCCTGATTACCATATTGGAGTTGTAAGTGGAACTGTATCACAATCAGAAGACAGTTTACGTGGAGCTGAAGAATTAATTAAAATGTATGGTTCAACTGATAAGGGTGGAATGGTTACTCATGTAACTTATCCAGATAACTTTATGCAAGAGATGGAAACAACTATATCACAAATGGTAGCTCTAGCAGATGATCCAAAAATGAAAGCTATCATAGTAGTAGAAGCTGTACCTGGAACTGTTGAAGCGTTTAGAAGAATAAGAGAAGCAAGACCAGATATATTACTTGTTGCTAACTCACCACATGAAGATCCAGAGATTATAACTGAAGTATCAGATTTAGTAACAAATCCAGATAATGTGGCAAGAGGATATTTAATAGTTAAAGCAGCTAAAAATATGGGAGCAGATAAATTTATGCATATCTCTTTCCCAAGACACTTAAGTTATGAATTATTATCTAGAAGAAGAAATATTATGGCAGAAGCTGCTAAAGATTTAGGAATGGAATTTATTGATGTTTCAGCTCCAGATCCTGTAAGTGATGTTGGAGTAGCAGGAGCTCAACAATATATATTAGAGCAAGTTCCAAACTGGCTAAATAAATATGGAAAAAATGTAGCATTCTTTGCAACAAACGATGCTCATACAGAACCTTTATTAAAAAGAATAGCTGAAGATGGTGGATACTTTGTAGAGGCAGATTTACCATCACCTACAATGGGATATCCTGGAGCTTTAGGAATTAAATTTACTGAAGAGGAAAAAGGAAACTGGCCAAAAATTTTAAAGAAAGTAGAAGATACAGTTGTAGCTAAAGGTGCTGCAGGTAGAATGGGAACTTGGGCATATTCATATAACTTTGCTTCAGCAATTGCATTAGGAGATCATGTAAGAAATGTAATTGAGAATGGAGTAGATATTGTGGATTTTGATGCTATAGTAACATCATATAATAAATTTACTCCAGGAGCAGAGTGGAATGGAAGTAACTATGCTGATGTAAATGGAGTAGAAAAAGAAAACTTCTATTTATTATACCAAGATACTTATGTTTTAGGAAAAGGGTACTTACATATGACAGATGAGGAAGTACCAGCTAAATATTTTGAAATAAAATAA